In Vitis riparia cultivar Riparia Gloire de Montpellier isolate 1030 chromosome 19, EGFV_Vit.rip_1.0, whole genome shotgun sequence, the following proteins share a genomic window:
- the LOC117909084 gene encoding probable WRKY transcription factor 2 isoform X1 codes for MAGIDDHVAIIGDWVPRSPSPRMFFSMMLGDDVDSRATSEPTNENRNEGFFLGSPEQIMSGDTDKKTLAGDLGDQLTELGAFSDQKLSSRGGLVERIAARAGFNAPRLNTESIRSADLSLNPDVRSPYLTIPPGLSPTTLLESPVFLSNSHAQPSPTTGKFPFIPNVNNRSSMLIPAAPDRSKEDLFEDFNTSSFAFKPVAESGSSFFNNGASKISAATIPQQSFPSIEVSVQSENSLPSQIMEPTKVHSQSRNTFHVQADLSRSSTEKDIPATIASDPTVLGTVGSAEHSPPLDEQQDEDGDQRGGVDNMVGGAPAEDGYNWRKYGQKQVKGSEFPRSYYKCTHPNCQVKKKVERSHEGHITEIIYKGAHNHSKPPPNRRSAIGSSNPLSDMQLDIPEQAGPHGGDGDPVWASTQKGTAAGAPDWRHDNLEVTSSSLGPEFCNTSTTLQGQNGTPFESSDAVDASSTFSNDEDDDDRVTHGSVSLGYDGEGDESESKRRKVEAYATEMSGATRAIREPRVVVQTTSEVDILDDGYRWRKYGQKVVKGNPNPRSYYKCTNAGCTVRKHVERASHDLKSVITTYEGKHNHDVPAARNSSHVNSGASGTGPAQAAAAAAAAATVQTHVHRPDSSQVHNMARFDRPPSFGTFNLPGRQQLGPSHGFSFGMNQPGLANLGMAGLGPTQGKLPALPVHPYLGQQRQVNEMGFMLPKGEPKVEPMSEPSLNLSSGSAVYHQIMSRLPLGPQM; via the exons ATGGCGGGTATTGATGACCATGTTGCTATAATTGGAGATTGGGTGCCCCGCAGTCCAAGCCCGAGAATGTTCTTCTCAATGATGCTAGGTGATGATGTTGACTCAAGAGCAACCTCTGAACCTACCAACGAAAATAGAAATGAGGGTTTCTTTCTGGGATCTCCAGAGCAGATTATGTCTGGGGATACTGACAAAAAGACACTAGCTGGTGACTTGGGTGATCAATTGACTGAATTAGGTGCATTTTCTGATCAGAAATTAAGCTCACGGGGAGGTCTTGTGGAAAGGATAGCAGCCAGAGCTGGATTTAATGCTCCAAGGTTGAATACAGAAAGTATCAGATCTGCTGACCTGTCATTGAACCCTGATGTTCGGTCTCCTTACCTGACAATCCCTCCTGGTCTCAGTCCAACTACACTGCTAGAATCTCCAGTTTTTCTCTCGAATTCACAT GCTCAACCCTCTCCAACAACGGGAAAATTCCCATTTATTCCAAATGTTAACAATAGGAGCTCCATGTTGATCCCAGCGGCCCCTGATAGGAGTAAAGAAGATCTGTTTGAGGACTTCAATACCTCATCTTTTGCATTCAAGCCTGTTGCAGAATCGGGTTCCTCCTTTTTTAATAATGGAGCCAGCAAA ATATCTGCTGCGACCATTCCTCAGCAGTCATTTCCTAGTATTGAGGTCTCAGTTCAGTCAGAGAACTCTCTACCTTCTCAAATTATGGAACCTACCAAAGTCCACTCTCAGAGTAGGAACACATTCCATGTTCAGGCAGACTTATCCAGATCATCCACTGAAAAAGATATCCCTGCTACTATTGCTTCAGATCCAACTGTCCTTGGTACAGTTGGCAGTGCTGAACATTCTCCACCACTTGATGAGCAACAAGATGAGGATGGAGATCAAAGGGGTGGTGTAGACAACATGGTTGGTGGTGCCCCAGCCGAGGATGGATATAATTGGAGAAAATATGGACAGAAGCAAGTAAAAGGCAGCGAATTTCCGCGAAGTTATTACAAGTGCACGCATCCAAATTGTCAAGTTAAGAAGAAGGTGGAACGGTCTCATGAAGGCCACATAACAGAGATCATCTACAAGGGAGCCCACAATCACTCCAAACCTCCACCCAATCGCCGATCAGCCATTGGGTCATCTAATCCACTCAGTGACATGCAGCTAGATATACCAGAACAGGCAGGGCCACATGGTGGTGATGGTGATCCAGTTTGGGCAAGCACCCAAAAGGGAACTGCTGCTGGAGCTCCTGATTGGAGGCATGACAACCTTGAGGTGACATCATCATCTTTGGGCCCTGAATTCTGCAACACGTCTACCACTTTGCAGGGTCAGAATGGCACTCCTTTTGAATCAAGTGATGCAGTCGATGCCTCATCCACCTTTTCtaatgatgaagatgatgatgatcgAGTGACACATGGCAGTGTATCATTGGGTTATGATGGTGAAGGAGATGAATCTGAATCAAAGAGAAG GAAAGTCGAAGCTTATGCAACAGAAATGAGTGGAGCCACCAGAGCAATTCGTGAGCCTAGAGTTGTGGTTCAGACAACCAGTGAGGTGGATATCCTTGATGATGGATATCGCTGGCGCAAGTATGGGCAGAAAGTTGTGAAAGGAAATCCGAATCCAAG GAGTTACTACAAGTGCACCAATGCAGGCTGCACAGTAAGGAAGCATGTGGAGAGGGCGTCACATGACCTTAAGTCAGTTATAACCACATATGAAGGGAAGCACAATCATGATGTTCCTGCTGCTCGCAATAGCAGCCATGTCAACTCTGGTGCTTCCGGCACAGGACCTGCCCAAGCAGCAgcagctgctgctgctgctgcaacTGTTCAAACCCATGTTCACAGGCCAGACTCATCGCAAGTTCATAACATGGCGAGGTTTGACAGGCCTCCTTCATTTGGTACATTCAACCTGCCTGGAAGGCAGCAGCTGGGGCCTTCCCATGGTTTCTCTTTCGGGATGAATCAACCAGGCCTGGCCAATCTTGGAATGGCTGGCTTGGGCCCTACCCAAGGCAAGCTGCCTGCTCTGCCGGTTCATCCATATCTGGGACAGCAACGCCAGGTGAATGAAATGGGTTTCATGTTGCCAAAAGGAGAACCAAAGGTGGAGCCTATGTCAGAACCCAGTCTAAACCTCTCCAGCGGCTCTGCAGTTTATCATCAAATTATGAGCAGGCTACCGCTTGGACCTCAGAT GTAA
- the LOC117909084 gene encoding probable WRKY transcription factor 2 isoform X2, giving the protein MAGIDDHVAIIGDWVPRSPSPRMFFSMMLGDDVDSRATSEPTNENRNEGFFLGSPEQIMSGDTDKKTLAGDLGDQLTELGAFSDQKLSSRGGLVERIAARAGFNAPRLNTESIRSADLSLNPDVRSPYLTIPPGLSPTTLLESPVFLSNSHAQPSPTTGKFPFIPNVNNRSSMLIPAAPDRSKEDLFEDFNTSSFAFKPVAESGSSFFNNGASKISAATIPQQSFPSIEVSVQSENSLPSQIMEPTKVHSQSRNTFHVQADLSRSSTEKDIPATIASDPTVLGTVGSAEHSPPLDEQQDEDGDQRGGVDNMVGGAPAEDGYNWRKYGQKQVKGSEFPRSYYKCTHPNCQVKKKVERSHEGHITEIIYKGAHNHSKPPPNRRSAIGSSNPLSDMQLDIPEQAGPHGGDGDPVWASTQKGTAAGAPDWRHDNLEVTSSSLGPEFCNTSTTLQGQNGTPFESSDAVDASSTFSNDEDDDDRVTHGSVSLGYDGEGDESESKRRKVEAYATEMSGATRAIREPRVVVQTTSEVDILDDGYRWRKYGQKVVKGNPNPRSYYKCTNAGCTVRKHVERASHDLKSVITTYEGKHNHDVPAARNSSHVNSGASGTGPAQAAAAAAAAATVQTHVHRPDSSQVHNMARFDRPPSFGTFNLPGRQQLGPSHGFSFGMNQPGLANLGMAGLGPTQGKLPALPVHPYLGQQRQVNEMGFMLPKGEPKVEPMSEPSLNLSSGSAVYHQIMSRLPLGPQM; this is encoded by the exons ATGGCGGGTATTGATGACCATGTTGCTATAATTGGAGATTGGGTGCCCCGCAGTCCAAGCCCGAGAATGTTCTTCTCAATGATGCTAGGTGATGATGTTGACTCAAGAGCAACCTCTGAACCTACCAACGAAAATAGAAATGAGGGTTTCTTTCTGGGATCTCCAGAGCAGATTATGTCTGGGGATACTGACAAAAAGACACTAGCTGGTGACTTGGGTGATCAATTGACTGAATTAGGTGCATTTTCTGATCAGAAATTAAGCTCACGGGGAGGTCTTGTGGAAAGGATAGCAGCCAGAGCTGGATTTAATGCTCCAAGGTTGAATACAGAAAGTATCAGATCTGCTGACCTGTCATTGAACCCTGATGTTCGGTCTCCTTACCTGACAATCCCTCCTGGTCTCAGTCCAACTACACTGCTAGAATCTCCAGTTTTTCTCTCGAATTCACAT GCTCAACCCTCTCCAACAACGGGAAAATTCCCATTTATTCCAAATGTTAACAATAGGAGCTCCATGTTGATCCCAGCGGCCCCTGATAGGAGTAAAGAAGATCTGTTTGAGGACTTCAATACCTCATCTTTTGCATTCAAGCCTGTTGCAGAATCGGGTTCCTCCTTTTTTAATAATGGAGCCAGCAAA ATATCTGCTGCGACCATTCCTCAGCAGTCATTTCCTAGTATTGAGGTCTCAGTTCAGTCAGAGAACTCTCTACCTTCTCAAATTATGGAACCTACCAAAGTCCACTCTCAGAGTAGGAACACATTCCATGTTCAGGCAGACTTATCCAGATCATCCACTGAAAAAGATATCCCTGCTACTATTGCTTCAGATCCAACTGTCCTTGGTACAGTTGGCAGTGCTGAACATTCTCCACCACTTGATGAGCAACAAGATGAGGATGGAGATCAAAGGGGTGGTGTAGACAACATGGTTGGTGGTGCCCCAGCCGAGGATGGATATAATTGGAGAAAATATGGACAGAAGCAAGTAAAAGGCAGCGAATTTCCGCGAAGTTATTACAAGTGCACGCATCCAAATTGTCAAGTTAAGAAGAAGGTGGAACGGTCTCATGAAGGCCACATAACAGAGATCATCTACAAGGGAGCCCACAATCACTCCAAACCTCCACCCAATCGCCGATCAGCCATTGGGTCATCTAATCCACTCAGTGACATGCAGCTAGATATACCAGAACAGGCAGGGCCACATGGTGGTGATGGTGATCCAGTTTGGGCAAGCACCCAAAAGGGAACTGCTGCTGGAGCTCCTGATTGGAGGCATGACAACCTTGAGGTGACATCATCATCTTTGGGCCCTGAATTCTGCAACACGTCTACCACTTTGCAGGGTCAGAATGGCACTCCTTTTGAATCAAGTGATGCAGTCGATGCCTCATCCACCTTTTCtaatgatgaagatgatgatgatcgAGTGACACATGGCAGTGTATCATTGGGTTATGATGGTGAAGGAGATGAATCTGAATCAAAGAGAAG GAAAGTCGAAGCTTATGCAACAGAAATGAGTGGAGCCACCAGAGCAATTCGTGAGCCTAGAGTTGTGGTTCAGACAACCAGTGAGGTGGATATCCTTGATGATGGATATCGCTGGCGCAAGTATGGGCAGAAAGTTGTGAAAGGAAATCCGAATCCAAG GAGTTACTACAAGTGCACCAATGCAGGCTGCACAGTAAGGAAGCATGTGGAGAGGGCGTCACATGACCTTAAGTCAGTTATAACCACATATGAAGGGAAGCACAATCATGATGTTCCTGCTGCTCGCAATAGCAGCCATGTCAACTCTGGTGCTTCCGGCACAGGACCTGCCCAAGCAGCAgcagctgctgctgctgctgcaacTGTTCAAACCCATGTTCACAGGCCAGACTCATCGCAAGTTCATAACATGGCGAGGTTTGACAGGCCTCCTTCATTTGGTACATTCAACCTGCCTGGAAGGCAGCAGCTGGGGCCTTCCCATGGTTTCTCTTTCGGGATGAATCAACCAGGCCTGGCCAATCTTGGAATGGCTGGCTTGGGCCCTACCCAAGGCAAGCTGCCTGCTCTGCCGGTTCATCCATATCTGGGACAGCAACGCCAGGTGAATGAAATGGGTTTCATGTTGCCAAAAGGAGAACCAAAGGTGGAGCCTATGTCAGAACCCAGTCTAAACCTCTCCAGCGGCTCTGCAGTTTATCATCAAATTATGAGCAGGCTACCGCTTGGACCTCAGATGTaa
- the LOC117908822 gene encoding receptor-like protein kinase BRI1-like 3: MKRGWRASWSEEHGVGLFCFLLLLMASDAKDLSDDDDDVVGLLAFKSSSVVSDPTGFLSDWSHDSPRPCAWRGVSCSSSGRVVALDLTNAGLVGSLQLSRLLALENLRHVHFHGNHFSEGDLSRSYRGSCKLETLDLSANNLTLPLAGPPLLLGCQRLASLNLSRNFIPGGSLSFGPSLLQLDLSRNKISDSAFVDHFLSNCQNLNLFNLSDNKLAAKLSASSLSPCKNLSTLDLSYNLLSGEIPVDHSSPPSLRLLDLSHNNFSAKLSSIEFGECGNLTVLDLSHNDFSGTDFPPSLRNCELLETLDLSHNVLEYKIPGDLLGNLRNLRWLSLAHNRFMGEIPPELAATCGTLQGLDLSANNLSGGFPLTFASCSSLVSLNLGNNRLSGDFLTMVISTLPSLKYLYVPFNNLTGSVPLSLTNCTQLQVLDLSSNAFTGTFPPGFCSDASQSVLEKILLADNFLSGTVPLELGNCQKLRSIDLSFNNLSGPIPYEIWTLPNLSDLVMWANNLTGEIPEGICIKGGNLETLILNNNRINGTIPLSLANCTNMIWVSLASNQLTGEIPAGIGNLHNLAVLQLGNNTLNGRIPSELGKCQNLIWLDLNSNGFSGSVPSELASEAGLVTPGLVSGKQFAFVRNEGGTACRGAGGLVEFEGIRSERLASFPMVHSCPSTRIYSGVTVYTFSSNGSMIYLDLSYNSLSGTIPQSFGSLNYLQVLNLGHNQLTGNIPDSLGGLKAIGVLDLSHNNLQGYIPGALGSLSFLSDLDVSNNNLTGPIPSGGQLTTFPASRYDNNSGLCGVPLPPCGSNTGDHPQASSYSRKRKQQAVAAEMVIGITVSLFCIFGLTLALYRMRKNQRTEEQRDKYIESLPTSGSSSWKLSSVPEPLSINVATFEKPLRKLTFAHLLEATNGFSAESLIGSGGFGEVYKAQLRDGCVVAIKKLIHVTGQGDREFMAEMETIGKVKHRNLVPLLGYCKIGEERLLVYEYMKWGSLEAVLHDRAKGGVSNLDWAARKKIAIGSARGLAFLHHSCIPHIIHRDMKSSNVLLDENFEARVSDFGMARLVNALDTHLSVSTLAGTPGYVPPEYYQSFRCTTKGDVYSYGVVLLELLSGKRPIDSLEFGDDNNLVGWAKQLQREKRSNEILDPELMTQKSGEAELFQYLNIAFECLDDRPFRRPTMIQVMAMFKELHVDTESDILDGFSLKDTVVEEL, from the coding sequence atgaAGAGAGGGTGGAGGGCATCGTGGTCCGAAGAGCATGGGGTTGGCCTGTTTTGCTTTCTGTTGCTGCTAATGGCGTCAGACGCCAAAGATTTgtctgatgatgatgatgatgtggTGGGGTTATTGGCTTTCAAGTCCTCCTCCGTCGTGTCCGATCCCACTGGGTTCTTGAGTGATTGGAGTCATGATTCTCCCCGTCCCTGCGCGTGGAGGGGCGTCTCGTGCTCCTCCAGTGGCCGGGTGGTTGCGCTCGACCTCACCAACGCTGGCCTGGTTGGTTCTCTCCAGCTTTCTCGACTTTTGGCGCTTGAAAATCTTCGACACGTCCATTTTCACGGCAATCACTTCTCGGAGGGCGACCTCTCCCGGTCCTACAGGGGCTCTTGCAAGCTTGAGACCTTGGATTTGTCCGCTAACAACTTGACGCTTCCGCTTGCAGGACCACCTCTCCTGTTGGGTTGCCAACGCCTTGCTTCCCTCAACCTCTCCCGCAATTTTATCCCCGGAGGCAGTCTCTCCTTCGGCCCTTCTCTGCTCCAGCTCGACCTTTCCCGCAATAAAATTTCTGATTCAGCTTTCGTCGACCACTTTCTCTCCAACTGTCAGAATTTGAATCTTTTCAATCTCTCCGATAATAAGCTTGCTGCCAAACTGAGCgcctcctctctctctccctgCAAAAACCTCTCCACCCTTGACCTCTCTTACAACCTCTTGTCTGGGGAGATACCCGTGGACCATTCATCACCCCCGTCTCTGAGGCTTCTGGATCTCTCTCACAACAACTTCTCTGCCAAATTATCCAGCATTGAGTTTGGGGAATGTGGGAATCTTACTGTGCTTGATCTGTCCCACAATGATTTCTCTGGCACCGACTTCCCACCCAGCCTGAGAAATTGCGAGCTTCTTGAGACGCTTGACCTTTCTCATAATGTGCTAGAGTACAAGATCCCAGGGGACTTGTTGGGGAACCTCAGGAATTTGCGGTGGTTGTCGCTGGCCCATAATCGTTTCATGGGTGAGATTCCCCCAGAACTGGCTGCAACTTGTGGGACTCTGCAGGGGCTGGACCTTTCTGCAAACAACCTTTCTGGTGGGTTCCCTTTGACTTTTGCATCCTGCTCGTCTCTGGTTAGCCTCAACCTGGGCAACAATAGGCTGTCCGGGGATTTCCTTACCATGGTCATCAGTACTCTCCCGAGTTTAAAATATCTCTATGTCCCCTTCAACAACCTAACTGGTTCTGTACCCCTGTCCCTGACGAACTGCACTCAATTGCAAGTGCTTGATCTCAGTTCTAATGCCTTCACGGGGACCTTTCCTCCTGGCTTCTGCTCTGATGCATCCCAGTCAGTCCTTGAGAAGATTCTCTTGGCCGACAATTTCCTCTCAGGGACTGTTCCCTTGGAGCTCGGAAACTGCCAGAAACTGAGGTCAATTGATCTTAGCTTCAACAACTTGAGTGGCCCAATTCCTTATGAAATTTGGACCCTACCAAATCTTTCTGATCTGGTTATGTGGGCAAACAACCTCACTGGTGAAATCCCAGAAGGCATTTGCATTAAGGGAGGAAATTTAGAGACCCTGATTCTCAACAACAATCGGATAAATGGAACTATTCCACTCTCCCTTGCCAACTGCACAAATATGATATGGGTGTCACTTGCCAGCAACCAGCTTACCGGAGAAATCCCTGCTGGTATTGGAAATCTCCATAACCTTGCTGTCCTCCAATTGGGTAACAATACACTTAATGGACGGATCCCCTCAGAGCTCGGAAAGTGCCAAAATCTCATTTGGCTCGATTTAAACAGCAATGGTTTTAGTGGCTCAGTACCATCTGAGCTCGCCAGTGAAGCTGGCCTAGTCACCCCTGGACTTGTTTCAGGGAAGCAGTTTGCATTCGTGAGAAATGAGGGTGGGACAGCTTGCAGAGGTGCTGGAGGACTTGTTGAATTTGAGGGCATCCGGTCGGAGAGACTGGCAAGTTTTCCTATGGTTCACTCTTGCCCATCAACTAGAATCTACTCTGGTGTAACGGTTTACACGTTTTCGAGCAATGGCAGCATGATCTACCTTGATCTCTCCTACAATTCCTTGTCGGGAACTATACCTCAAAGTTTTGGTTCTTTAAACTATTTGCAGGTCTTGAATTTGGGACACAACCAGCTAACTGGAAATATACCTGACAGCCTGGGAGGTTTGAAGGCAATTGGAGTCTTGGATCTCTCTCATAATAACCTTCAAGGATACATCCCCGGAGCACTAGGGTCTCTCTCATTTCTCAGTGATCTTGATGTGTCGAACAACAACCTCACTGGTCCAATCCCTTCTGGAGGGCAGTTGACCACTTTCCCAGCCTCCAGATATGATAACAATTCTGGCCTTTGCGGAGTTCCTTTACCCCCTTGTGGCTCTAATACTGGAGATCACCCCCAGGCAAGCTCTTATAGTCGAAAAAGGAAACAGCAGGCTGTGGCTGCAGAAATGGTCATTGGCATCACCGTCTCACTTTTCTGTATCTTTGGCCTTACATTGGCTCTTTACAGGATGAGGAAGAACCAGCGGACGGAGGAACAGAGAGATAAATATATTGAAAGTCTTCCAACTTCTGGTAGCAGCAGCTGGAAACTTTCTAGTGTTCCTGAGCCTCTGAGCATCAATGTCGCCACATTTGAAAAACCTCTGAGGAAGCTGACTTTTGCCCATCTCCTTGAAGCTACCAATGGCTTCAGTGCTGAAAGTTTAATTGGATCTGGAGGGTTTGGTGAGGTCTACAAGGCCCAACTGAGAGATGGATGTGTTGTTGCGATCAAGAAGCTTATTCATGTCACAGGACAGGGAGACAGAGAATTTATGGCAGAAATGGAAACCATTGGAAAGGTAAAGCATCGGAACCTAGTTCCTTTGTTGGGTTACTGCAAAATTGGGGAGGAGAGGCTTCTTGTATATGAGTACATGAAATGGGGGAGTTTGGAGGCTGTTCTTCATGATAGGGCCAAAGGAGGGGTCTCCAATCTTGACTGGGCAGCAAGAAAGAAGATTGCCATTGGGTCAGCAAGAGGGCTTGCATTCCTTCATCACAGCTGCATTCCTCACATTATCCACCGAGACATGAAGTCTAGCAATGTTCTTCTAGATGAAAACTTTGAGGCCAGGGTGTCTGATTTTGGCATGGCAAGATTGGTGAATGCCCTAGACACTCATCTCAGTGTGAGCACCCTTGCAGGGACTCCGGGGTATGTTCCACCAGAATACTACCAGAGTTTCAGGTGCACAACAAAAGGGGATGTATACAGCTATGGTGTTGTTTTGCTGGAGCTTCTCTCAGGCAAGAGGCCAATAGATTCATTGGAGTTTGGTGATGACAACAACCTTGTTGGGTGGGCAAAGCAGCttcaaagggaaaaaagaagcaATGAGATATTGGACCCTGAGTTGATGACGCAGAAATCTGGGGAGGCTGAACTGTTCCAGTACCTAAATATTGCCTTTGAGTGCCTAGACGACAGGCCGTTCCGACGGCCAACCATGATTCAGGTGATGGCGATGTTTAAAGAGCTTCATGTTGATACAGAAAGTGATATCCTAGATGGTTTCTCACTGAAAGACACGGTTGTTGAGGAATtatga